Proteins encoded in a region of the Candidatus Cloacimonadota bacterium genome:
- a CDS encoding glycosyltransferase family 4 protein, which yields MKILCISNYYPPFFEGGYEISVKESMDYLINRGYEVYILCGNKGTEYNSSNNAKLFLPEEPKRILHYIDYSNPSFFDKHNVEKHNYHATINALSAIQPHLVYFGNQKAISIAPVLAVQKLKFPRVFDIGDIWPDSYIKSDLKSRMYRFLKMILPGTIGGHIHLDPIIVVSYWMRREMAQRYKSKRIYQIPRGIDLPPENTRVLKKPLRFIFAGRIEPNKGLDLCIQATSRVLAEYQDFCIDVYGEEDPIYANKCKDQINKFHLQQQIRFLGKTQNIHNVLPQYDVLLMPTMAKEAFGRIIIEAMAHSLIVIATDAYGPKEILLSKQNGVLFKRGSAAALATAILELLQMKLSQLEIIRKQARLTVAQNYEINLVKKKLVYILESIVNDPNTLKEENHGTS from the coding sequence ATGAAGATTTTATGCATCTCAAATTATTATCCTCCTTTTTTTGAGGGGGGGTATGAGATTTCAGTAAAAGAAAGCATGGATTACCTGATTAATAGGGGGTATGAAGTATATATTCTTTGCGGCAACAAAGGTACTGAATACAATTCCTCAAACAATGCCAAACTCTTCCTCCCCGAAGAACCCAAAAGAATTTTACACTATATAGATTACTCAAATCCTTCCTTTTTCGATAAACACAATGTAGAAAAGCATAACTACCATGCTACGATTAATGCCTTATCTGCAATACAGCCTCATCTTGTTTACTTTGGAAACCAAAAAGCAATATCCATAGCTCCAGTGTTGGCAGTGCAAAAACTAAAATTCCCAAGAGTATTCGATATTGGCGATATCTGGCCTGATAGCTACATAAAATCAGATCTAAAAAGCAGGATGTACCGTTTTCTTAAAATGATACTTCCCGGAACGATCGGTGGTCATATCCATTTAGACCCAATAATTGTTGTATCCTACTGGATGCGTCGAGAAATGGCGCAAAGATACAAAAGCAAGCGAATATACCAAATTCCCAGAGGAATAGATCTGCCTCCAGAAAATACGAGAGTGCTCAAGAAACCTTTGCGTTTTATCTTTGCTGGCAGGATAGAGCCGAATAAAGGTTTAGATCTTTGTATTCAGGCTACAAGCAGGGTGCTTGCAGAATATCAAGATTTTTGCATCGATGTATACGGTGAAGAGGATCCTATATATGCCAATAAATGCAAAGATCAAATAAACAAGTTTCATCTGCAGCAACAGATCAGGTTTTTGGGCAAAACCCAGAACATTCATAATGTTCTTCCTCAATACGATGTATTGCTAATGCCCACTATGGCAAAAGAAGCTTTTGGGAGAATCATTATCGAAGCTATGGCTCATAGCCTTATCGTAATTGCCACAGATGCTTATGGTCCCAAAGAAATTTTACTTAGTAAACAAAACGGTGTATTGTTTAAAAGAGGTTCTGCCGCTGCTTTGGCTACCGCTATTTTAGAGCTTCTCCAGATGAAACTATCACAGTTAGAAATAATTCGAAAGCAAGCTCGACTTACAGTAGCTCAGAATTATGAAATAAATCTTGTCAAAAAGAAACTTGTATATATTTTGGAATCTATTGTCAACGATCCTAATACCCTTAAAGAGGAGAATCATGGGACATCTTAA